In Anolis carolinensis isolate JA03-04 chromosome 4, rAnoCar3.1.pri, whole genome shotgun sequence, the genomic window atgggaagcagccagggctttgcagacctcccagcaccgaagggaagggaaatgcgaaaggagcccggtgcccggcccaagatccaaacgagcctgacgcgggtggaggagagtgacgacgaaggggaaaagcctccgagaatcccggctacgctcccaactgagaccctggtgcccctggcgaatgccgggcgtggcacaggacaaagggaagcagcagcggggcccactggcccgcaagggggcttgcgacgggcggagaattggggattgccaccacagggacccctaccgagacgagaggaactaaggatcgagtttgggggagagtcctctgaactggattttttcctgaccacggtgaggggctatatggaggacaatgcccacacttttagaacggaatccagccgggtacgggccattggtgcagtgttgaagaggggagcggccagctggtacgttcaactacacgcgcggcgcgacccatgtctggggtcactccgacgctttatgggggccctggagacccgtttccgagatccactggagcagatccgggcgagggaggagttgaagaccgtctcccaggggcagaggtcggtatctgagtatgcggaggagttccaatgcctcgctgaaaaggtgccggaatggtctgcagtgacaaagatagaactcttcaaagaggggctcaggcgggagatcctctcctgggcggtgcatcgtgatgagcctgacacactgcgcggatggattcagctggcggggcgcatcgagacatcgctggcccaggcgaggaggcaccgaggagggctacagcagcggccgcagatgaaagaggggagccggaaggagggatcaaccccagccgggaggagaatggagccgacagggaacgtgagcaccagcaggaggggctgcttcgtgtgcggccgtttgggccacagggctgccgagtgctggcagagaaaaggggaaggcggaggcccgcccaaaccaagagccgtggcagggaaacgcgccgaggaagaaccaccgatgaggcaccactcgggggggttggtaagtcaggacaaagccatgatagtggtccccattcagctggaaagtggcagcaaacaagcaacctgcaaagcatttgtggattgtggatgttccaggaacatcatctcccctgaattagccgagggattgggatgcgaaagaacgaacctagaatccccaatagctttttcgcagttggacggatccacagcatcgggatcattagctaagtacagtgccgaagatgtaaagtgtaagatagggagttgggaaggaaaggtgtcatttgtgatatcacaaatagccagctataatgttatactaggcatgccatggctggggcaggccaacccgcaaatcaactgggaggataagagcatgatcttcaggatgaagttggaaggagggagccaggaagtggagagggagccggggaaaaggggggaggaagactctatcaggatagcagaactggcagataaattacccccagagtatcgggattttgtggacgtatttgatgagaaggaagcagacagtttcccaccgaagcggagagttgaagtgaagatagagctagtcccaggagcagagcttcctaaggcaaaaatatacccaatgtcggctagggaaaaggaggaactgagaaaatacattgataaaaacctagcgaggggtttcatagagccttcaaattcccctctaggggcgcctgtgttgttcaggcgcaaaaaggaccaaacgctgaggctctgcattgactacaggggcctgaatgcaatcagttctggaaataaataccccctacctttagtgaaggacttgatcgcccagttgtcggagggacagatattcactaaattggacttaattgaagcgtaccataaattgcagattaaaccagaggacaggtggaagacggccttctcctgtgcattcggattattcaattatcgtgtgctccctttcggtttgtgcggcggaggcgccgcgttcatgcaattaatcaacgaagtgttgcatccattgttgtacaagggagtctttgtttttttagatgacatattgttagtatctcggactaaggagcaacacatagaactagtcagggaagtcctgcaaaagttgagagaagcaaaactgtatgcgaagcttgccaagtgcgagttcaataaagaccagatagactttctggggtataggatttcctcccagggagtggcgatggaccctgcgaaggtagaagacgtgagggggtgggaagcccccaaaacacggaagcagctgcaatccttcctagggttcgcaaacttctatagaacatttatcaaggactttgcgcgcctcactttgccattaacggatttgttaaagactaaaggtaggggagaaacagccaaagtgaaggccccaggggccaaactgacctggacaatagaatgccaggaagctttcgaagcccttaaaaagcgttttactgaggagcctgtcctacagcaccctgatatgtctaaggcctttgtactacattgcgatgcgtcagaccgggcatatggggcagttctgctacagaaagacgagggggggaacctgaagccatgtggctatctgtcaaaaaagtttagcgatacagaaaaaaactggccgatttgggagagagaagccttagctattctaaaagcactagagtgctggagacactttctggaaggaagtggaacaccgtttgaggtgtggactgaccatagaaatttacagtatctaagatcccctcgtaaactatcagcgaagcaaattagatgggcccaatatttcagccgttttgatttcagactcagattcttccaggggaaacataatatactcgctgacgctctctctcggatgcctcagcacgggggaggaattcaggaatctgaagggagtatttttcttgataagcaatggggcctggcagtactaactcgagcacaagcggccaaagaaaacaaacgtactgccatttccacggggggaggagaaatatgggaggaagagttgaagcgagcgtatggaatggacaaatggttacaaacaaacaaagaaaagggagaattgtgtggggatttggtgtttgtaaataagaaattgtatattcctgaatgtttaagacgagaaatgttaaggaagtaccatgataacaagggtgcgggtcatctaggccccaccaggactattaaactgttggccaaacaatgctggtggcccggaatgaggaaagacgccagggggtacgtcacgcagtgtgaattatgtgcagagggaaaaacaccaccggggaagccccaggggctattgcagaaggtggtggagcccatgaggccatgggaatgcgtagccatggattttgtaggcgaactaccccccagcagaggccacagatacatttggacaatattggacctattctcaaaacaggcacactttgtggctctgccaaaactcccttcagctgaaaaacttgctgatttgtatgtgaagcatgtatatcgcctacatgggtgtcccgacaagataattagtgaccggggagtccaatttactgcaaaattttggggaaaattcttacagctgttaggagcagaaaggaacctgagctcggcctttcatcccgcgaccaacgggggggtcgaacgtacccaacagacactgtgccaattcttaaggatgtacaccaattatagacaggatgattgggcggaccttcttccgtttgctgagatggcttttaacggggccgtacattcggccacaggtcgtgccccattcgaaatagtatacggacaggaggtggcacctttccccaggctacccgagtggaaggaaggggagggccagaccgacgaggaatggccggccaaaatcaagcaagggtggcaaaccgtggtagaggcattgcgggaaacacaaaagaagtacaagctctttgcggatcgtaggcgccgagagggggacaaattgggcgaaggagatctggtttggctgagcacaaaaaacctgaaattggggttcccatccaagaaattggctccacgctatatagggccattcagggtagcaaaaagaataaacgaagtgacctatgagctgaggctaccaaaggacctaggaaaggtacacccggtattccattgcagcctgttaaaaaagtataaaggaactctggacagcggagaacaatagttgtgtttaatcttttccttccaggacgaaggggaggaggacgccatgtcagaaccctgctactagagcctggatgtggctctgagtttcagggtcactgacattgataagacacctgcgtcccaggactcggaggagaaacggctgatggacttggcggggaatttgcgcggggttttactgagcgggaagagacggttcaaatgagggggagggtatataaaggagggttggccggagcctcccattcttggcttttctgatgttcatgtttcctacagtaaaagttcctggtgataccacagagagtcttgtgtgttcattcaggagcggctgtggtgagctgacatcaCACACCACCTTATTATATGTCTCCTGCTTTGAAAAG contains:
- the LOC134298409 gene encoding uncharacterized protein LOC134298409 encodes the protein MFMFPTVKVPGDTTESLVCSFRSGCGELTLSQEYGHHPAVAVRCNMQVEDEELLGAGGGRSERATPETDAEFHQLAALASSTAYAQPNGVTQRRGVVRGDSTGGEEGSPSPGPQKMVFLEERMSAMETTLAVMSRAMERLAVLAEPERGRELRASSMWDVSMGSSQGFADLPAPKGREMRKEPGARPKIQTSLTRVEESDDEGEKPPRIPATLPTETLVPLANAGRGTGQREAAAGPTGPQGGLRRAENWGLPPQGPLPRREELRIEFGGESSELDFFLTTVRGYMEDNAHTFRTESSRVRAIGAVLKRGAASWYVQLHARRDPCLGSLRRFMGALETRFRDPLEQIRAREELKTVSQGQRSVSEYAEEFQCLAEKVPEWSAVTKIELFKEGLRREILSWAVHRDEPDTLRGWIQLAGRIETSLAQARRHRGGLQQRPQMKEGSRKEGSTPAGRRMEPTGNVSTSRRGCFVCGRLGHRAAECWQRKGEGGGPPKPRAVAGKRAEEEPPMRHHSGGLDEGEEDAMSEPCY